The following is a genomic window from Chryseobacterium sp. StRB126.
GTTCCAGCTTTTCTAATCTGGTTTGTTTAACGAACCTGTCGTTATTTACATCACCATCATCAGTAAGGTGACCGGCATCCGTAATGTTTCTTACATATCTTACTTTATAACCTAAATGCATTAGGGTACGGTAGATAAAATCGAAAGAAAGGAAAGTTCTTACATTTCCCAAGTGCACATTGCTGTACACTGTAGGTCCGCAGACATACATTCCTACATTTCCTTCTAAGATGGGTTTGAATATTTCTTTTTCCGCTGTAAGCGAGTTGTATATTTTTAGTTGCATTTATTTTTTATTAAAAGATTCAATAGTTTTAAGATTCAAAAATTAGTTAAAATAAAAATCTGTCACAACAAATAATTGTTGTGATAAAGATTTTATGGGAAACTTTTTTAAACTTTATCATTATTAAATCGCTTTTAAATGATGCTGCAAATGATCTACATAATCCTTAATGATAAACTCTAAAGTAAACCTCTGAGGTTCTGTTTTAGTAGTATCACAAGTTCTTTGCAGTGCTTCATCGGGAATATTTTCTACCACATGAACAATCTGCTCATTCAATGCTTTCCAAAGATTAATTAATTCGGAAGTTGGAACATTCTGATAGTTCTGGGCTTTCACCCAAATGTTCTGATCGTATACGATATTCTCGTTCTCTTTATATTGAGTGACTACAAATCTACGGATATTTGTAAAAGCACTGTCACAAAGGTGGCCAATAATTTCTTTTTTGGACCATTTTTCCGGACTGGCTTTATATTCCCAGTCTTCCGCAGAGAATGTCTGAAACCTCTGAACTTCGGCATCTAC
Proteins encoded in this region:
- a CDS encoding DinB family protein, with protein sequence MNYQILKNIVDAEVQRFQTFSAEDWEYKASPEKWSKKEIIGHLCDSAFTNIRRFVVTQYKENENIVYDQNIWVKAQNYQNVPTSELINLWKALNEQIVHVVENIPDEALQRTCDTTKTEPQRFTLEFIIKDYVDHLQHHLKAI